The DNA sequence GTCGTCCTCGGCGATGCCGGCGTCGATCACCTGCCAGTACTCGTTGTAGGTCATCGTGCTGATGCAGGCCGCCTGTTTCTGTAGCAGGGGATCGACGTTGAAGCCCTGCTTCAGCACGGTCACACCCTCGGGGCCGCCCTCGGTCGACAGGCCAAGCGTGTTCATCCAGGACAGGAACGGGTATTCGTTGCCCGCGAACCAGACGCCCAGGGTCTTGCCCGCGAAATCGGTCGCCGGATCGCTGATGCCGCTTTCCTTCAGACAGGTCAGCATCATGCCCGACGCCTTGAAGGGCTGGGCAATGTTCACCATCGGCAGGCCCTTTTCGCGCGCGGCCAGCGCCGCAGGCATCCATTCGACGATAACGTCCGCGCCGCCGCCGGCCAGGACCTGGGTTGGGGCGATGTCAGGACCGCCCGGCAGGATGGTTAGGTTGACGCCCTCTTCCTCGTAGAAACCCTTTTCCTGCGCGACGTAATAGCCCGCGAACTGGGCCTGCGTGACCCATTTCAGCTGCAGTGTCAGATCGCCCGCCTGCGCCCCTCCGGCCATCAGCGCAAGGGCCGCGGCCCCGGTCATCAGTCTTGTCATTTCCCGTCTCTCCTGTTGGTGGGATCCGCCCCGGATGGGGATGCGGCCCCGGTTAGTTGCGCTGCGACGGGTGCCAGAACGTCACCTTCTTTTCGATCAGCGCAACGATGCCATAGAACAGCGTTCCCGCCAGCGCCGCCACGACAATTTCGGCCCAGACCAGCGGCAGGTCCAGACGTCCCACCGCGGTCGAGATGCGGAAACCCATGCCGCGCGTCGGGCTGCCGAAGAATTCGGCAACGATCGCCCCGATCAGGGCCAGCGTGGTGGTGATCTTCAACCCGTTGAACAGAAAAGGCATCGCGGCGGGCAGGCGCAGCTTCCACAGCGCCGCGCCATAGGGGGCGGCCCAGCTGGCCATCAGGTCACGCTGCATCGCATCAGTGGCGCGCAGGCCCGCGACCATGTTCACCAGGATCGGGAAGAAGACCATCACCACCACGACCGCGGCCTTGGACTGCCAGTCGAAGCCGAACCACATCACCAAAATCGGAGCGATGCCGACGATGGGCAGGGCGGCGATGAAATTGCCGATGGGCAGCAGCCCGCGCTGCAGGAAGGGGCTGCGGTCGATGGCGATGGCGGTCAGAACCGCCGCCGCCGCACCGATCAGCCAGCCGGTCAGCGCCCCCTTGAGGATCGTCTGGACGAAATCGGTCCACAGAATGCCGGTATTGGCCGCAAAACTGGCCGCGATCTGGCTGGGTGCGGGCAGGATCACGGTCGGGATCGCATAGGCGCGGACCGCCATCTCCCACAGCAGGATGATCGTGCCGCCAAAGATGATCGGCACGACGGCGCGCGTGGCGGGCGTGTCGAACCCGGCCAGCCACGCGTTGAACAGCCACGCGATCAGCCATACCGCCAACAGCGGCGCGGCCGTCGGCGCCAGCCAATGCGTGGCGACCAGGGCGACGATGCCCCCCGCGACCACCTGAATGTTCTGCAGGAACCAATAGGTCCGACCAAGGTGCAGCTCTGTCATCGTGCCAACCCCATGCGGCTGAGGGTGCGTCGCTCCAGCCATCCGACGATGGCCACAAGGCCCGCGGCCAGCAGGGCCGCGACGAACAGCGCCGACCAGATCTGGACGGTCTGGCCGTAATAGCTGCCTGACAGCAGGCGCGCGCCAAGCCCTGCGGTCGCTCCGGCGGGCAGTTCGCCCACGATGGTTCCGACCAGCGCCGCGGCGATCGCGACCTTGAGGCTGGCGAACAGGTAGGGCAGCGAAGACGGCAGCCGCAGCCGCCAGAAGACCTGGGCGTTGCTGGCGCTCCAGCTGCGCATCTGGTCCAGCTGCATCGCATCGGGGGTGCGCAGGCCTTTGACCATGCCGACCAGCACCGGAAAGAACGACAGCCATGCGGCGATGATCGCCTTGGGCAAAAGACCCGTGACACCCATGCTGGACAGGACCACGATGACCATCGGCGCGATGGCCAGGATCGGAACGGTCTGGCTGGCCACGGCCCAGGGCATGACCGACTGATCCATGCTGCGGCTGTGGACGATGCCGACCGCCAGCAGGATGCCCGCGCCGGTGCCGATGGCAAAGCCCGCCAGCGTCGCGGACAGGGTCACCCAAGCATGCCAGACCAGGCTGCGGCGCGAGGTGATGGCCTGACCGGCCACCCCCTCCCACAGGCCGACGGCCACCTGGTGGGGGGCGGGCAGCACGGGGCGTTCCTGCACGAGGGTGCGCGCGACAAGGTCGGGAAGGGTCAGCGTCACCTCGGCCCGGGCGGCCTGGTCACGCTCCCATTGGGCGTTCATGCGGATCGCGGCCAGGTACCAGACGGCGACGATGGCCAGCAGCACCGTCATCACGGGCACAAGCCGCCCCCTAGTCATGGCTGTGCCCGTCGCGCAGCCCCTCGCGGACCTCATGGGCCAGGGCGATGAACTCGGGGGTGTCGCGGATGTCCAGCGGACGGTCCGGGGGCAGGGTGCTTTCGATCACGCGGGTGATGCGGCCCGGACGCGGCGACATGACGACGATCTTGGTCGACAGATAGACCGCCTCGGGGATCGAATGCGTGACAAAGCCGATGGTCTTGCCGGTCTTGCGCCACAGGGCCAGCAGCGCCTCGTTCAGGCGGTCGCGCACGATCTCGTCCAAGGCGCCGAAGGGTTCGTCCATCAGCAGGATGTCGGCGTCGAAGGCCAGCGCGCGGGCGATGCTGGCGCGCTGCTGCATGCCGCCCGACAACTGCCACGGAAACTTGCCGCCAAAGCCCGACAGTTCGACCAGGTCCATGACCCGGGTGATGCGTTCCGCGCGATCAGCCTTGGAAAACCCCATGATCTCCAGCGGCAGAGAGATGTTCCCCGCGATCGTCCGCCACGGGTAAAGCCCCGGCGCCTGGAACACGTACCCATAGGCGCGCGCCCGTCGGGCCGCGTCCGGCTCCATCCCGTTGACGCGCAGGGTTCCGTCGGTAGGCGTCTCCAGCGCGGCGATGCTGCGCAGGAACGTGGTCTTGCCGCATCCCGACGGCCCGATGAAGCTGACGAATTCGCCGGGCGCGATGGACAGGTCCACGTCCTTGAGGGCGTGCACCGGCCCGTCGGCGGTCTGGAAGGTCAGGCTGACGCCGCTTGCCTCGATGACGGTCAAGTCACACCCCGCTTGCGGGAATGCCGCCGCGCTGGACCGGGCGCGGCGCGGTCAGGTCCTTCCAGGCGGACAGCGCGCGGTTCACCTGACCGCGCGGCTCGCGGGCCACGAATTCGCCGTGCCCCTCGCGGCTGTCGACCTTGCCTTCGGTCACCGCGACGACGCCGCGGGTCAGGGTGAACCGCGGCAGGCCTTTGACGGTCTGTCCCTCGAACACATTGTAATCGATCGCGGATTGCTGGGCACCGGCAGTGATCGTCTTGGTTTCCTCGGGGTCCCAGACCACCAGGTCCGCGTCGCTGCCGACCAGGACCGCGCCCTTTTTCGGATACATCCCCATGATCTTGGCGATGTTGGTCGAGGTGACGGCCACGAACTCGTTCGGCGTCAGCCGCCCCGTGCCGACCCCATGCGTCCACAGCATCGGCATCCGATCCTCAAGGCCCCCGGTGCCGTTCGGAATCTTGGTGAAATCGCCGATGCCGGTACGTTTCTGATCGGTTGTGAAGGCGCAATGGTCGGTCGCCACGACCGACAGGCTGCCCGACTGCAGACCGGCCCACAGGCTGTCCTGGTGCTGCTTGTTGCGGAACGGCGGCGACATGACCCGGCGTGCGGCATGATCCCAATCCGCGTTGAAATACTCGGATTCGTCCAGCGTCAGGTGCTGGATCAGCGGCTCGCCCCAGACCCGCTTGCCTTGGGCGCGCGCCCGGCGGATCGCCTCATGGCTGTCCTCGCAGCTGACATGGACCACGTACAGCGGCACGCCTGCCATGTCGGCCACCATGATCGCGCGGTTCGTGGCCTCGCCCTCGACCTGGGGCGGGCGGGAGTAGGCGTGGGCCTCGGGGCCGGTGTTCCCCTCGGCCAGCAGTCGCGCGGACAGTTCTGCCACGACATCGCCGTTCTCGGCATGGACCATCGCCACGCCGCCCAGATCTCCCACCCGGCGGAACGACGCGAACAGCTCGTCGTCATTCACCATCAAGGCGCCCTTGTAGGCCATGAAATGCTTGAAGCTGGTGATGCCGCGGTCCACGACCGCCTCCATCTCGTCGAACACTTGCTGGCCCCACCACGTGACCGCCATGTGATAGCTGTAATCGCAATGCGCGCGCCCGGACTTGTTGTCCCACATCTGCAGCGCATCCAGCAGTCCCTGGCCCGGCGACGGCAGCGCGAAATCCACGACCATCGTCGTGCCGCCCGCCAGTGCCGCCCGCGTCCCGCTCTCGAAATCGTCGGCCGAATAGGTGCCCATGAAGGGCATCTCCAGATGCGTGTGCGGGTCGATCCCGCCCGGCATGACCAGGCAGCCGCCCGCATCCAGGACGGTGTCACCGACCAGCCCCTGACCGATCGCGGCAATACGCCCCCCCTCGATCAGCACGTCGGCCTGATAGCTCAGATCCGCCGTGACGATGGTTCCGCCCCTGATGACCGTGCTCATGGCATCCCTCTTCTTCTTTGTCCAAATACCCTGGGGGTCCGGGGGTGAAACCCCCGGCCGCGGTCCGCGTCAGCGGACGATCTCAGCCGCGTCCAGCACCGCGTGCAGCAGCACGTCGCATCCCGCACGCGCCCAGTCCGGCGTGATCGCCTCGGCCTCGTTGTGGCTCAGCCCGCCTTCGCAGGGGCACATGATCATCACTGTCGGCGCAACCTTGGCAATCCAGCAGGCGTCATGCCCCGCGCCCGACACGATATCCATGTGGCTATATCCCAGCTTCTCGGCCGCGCCGCGCACCTTGCCGACCAGGTCGGGATCAAAGGTCACCGGGTCGAAATGCCCGACCGGCTCAATCTCGATTCCCAGCCCCAGTTCCGCGGCAATTTCAGCGGCCTCCGCTTCCAACCTCGACCGCATCGACGTCAGCTTCTCCAGATCGGGCGACCGGAAATCAATGCAGAACACCGCCTTTCCCGGAATGACATTGCGGCTGTTCGGGAAAAGGTTGGCTTGGCCGACGGCACCGACCGCATCCGGCTGGTGGTCCATCGCGATGCGATGCACCGCCTCTATGATCCGCGCCATGCCAAGGCCCGCATTCACGCGCATCGCCATGGGCGTGCTGCCCGTATGGGCGTCCTTACCGGTCAGCGTCACCTGCAGCCACCACAGCCCTTGGCCATGGGTGACCACGCCGATCTGCTTGCCCTCTGCCTCAAGGATCGGGCCCTGTTCGATATGCAGTTCGAACATCGCGTGGATCTTGCGGTCGCCCGGCGCTTCGGTTCCGCGCCAGCCGATCCTGTCCAACTCGTCGCCGAAACGCTTGCCATCGGCATCCTGCCGGCTGTTGGCGTAATCCTCTGTCAAGACGCCCGCAAAGACGCCCGACGCCAACATGGCGGGCGCGAAACGCGCGCCCTCCTCGTTGGTCCAGTTCGTCACCACGATGGGGCGGCGCGTGCGGATGCCCAGGTCCCGGATCGACCGGATCACCTCCAGCCCGGCAAGGACGCCCAGTACCCCGTCATAGCGCCCGCCGGTCGGCTGCGTGTCCAGGTGGCTGCCGATATAGACGGGGTCCAGATCGGGCTCGACTCCCTCATGGCGCATGAACATGCTGCCCATCCGGTCGACGCCCATCGTCATGCCGGCTTCTTCGCACCAGCGCTGGAAAAGGCTACGTCCCTCGGCATCGGCATCGGTCAGGGTCTGGCGATTGCAGCCCCCCGCGATGCCGGGGCCGATCTGGGCCATCTGGTCCAGACTATCCCACAGCCGATCGCCATCGACGGTCATGTTCGCAGCCGTCATCACGCCACTTGCGTCGCTCATTCGCAGTCCTTCCTGTCGGACCGCCCCGTTCTGTCGCGGGGTCGGCTGGATGGGTTTGGCCGCTTACGCGGCGGTCTTCAGCACCTCGCCAAGCGTGCCGATCAGATGATCGATCTGCGCCTCGCTGATGATCAGGGGCGGCGACATGGCGATGATGTCGCCTGTCACGCGGATCAGGATGCCTGCCTCGAACGCGCGCACGAAGATGTCGAAGGCGCGCTTGCCCGGCTGACCCTCGATCGGCGCCAGCTCCACAGCGCCAATCAGGCCCATGTTGCGGATGTCGATCACGTTCGGATGGTCCCGCAGCCCGTGGATCGCCTCTTGCCAATAGGTTTCCAGCGACGCGGCGCGCGTCAACAGACCTTCTTCGGCATAGGTGTCCAGCGTGGCGATGGCCGCCGCGCAGCTGATCGGGTTCCCAGAATAGGTATAGCCGTGGAACAGTTCGATGATGTGCTCGGGGCCCTGCATGAACGCGTCATAGATTTCCGCGGTGGCCAGGACTGCGCCCATCGGGATCACGCCGTTGGTCAGGCCCTTGGCGCAGGTGATCATGTCGGGGACAACGCCGAAATGCTGGGCCGCGAAGGGGCTACCCAAGCGTCCGAAACCCGTGATCACCTCGTCGAAGATCAGCAGGATGCCGTGCTTTTTCGTGATCGCGCGCAGCTTTTCCAGATAGCCCTTGGGCGGCATCAGGACGCCGGTCGACCCGGCCATCGGCTCGACGATGACGGCGGCGATCGTCTCGGCTCCGTGCAGGGCCACGATGCGCTCCAGCTCGTCGGCCAGGTTGGCGCCATGTTCCGGCTGCCCTTTGGTGAAGACGTTCTCGGGCAGATGGGTATGGGGCATGTGGTCGACGCCAGCCAGCAGGGTGCCGAAATGGCGGCGGTTGTTAACGATGCCCCCGACCGAGATCCCGCCGAAGCCCACGCCGTGATAGCCCCGCTCGCGCCCGATCAACCGCGTGCGGGCCGCGTCGCCCCGCGCCCGGTGATAGGCCAGCGCGATCTTCAGCGCGGTATCGACGGCCTCGCTGCCCGAATTCGTGTAGAAGACATGGTCCATCCCATCGGGCGCGATGTCCACGATGCGGTTGGCCAGCTCGAACGCCAGCGGATGGCCCATCTGGAAGGCGGGGGCATAATCCAGCTCTCCGACCTGGTTCTGGACGGCCTCGGTGATCCTGGGGCGGCAGTGGCCGGCGTTGCAGCACCACAGGCCTGCCGTCCCGTCCAGGATCTGGCGACCGTCTGCGGCCGTGTAATGCATGTCCTTGGACGCAACCAACATCCGCGGCGCCGACTTGAACTGACGGTTCGCGGTATAGGGCATCCAGAAGGCGCGCAGGTCATTCGGGGCAGGCTTGCGGTCAAGCGGCATGGGCATCGTCCTCACGGATTATTGACCAAACGGTCAGGATCAGGCTAGCACGGGGCAGGGGGCAGTCAAGCGTCCTGACAAGCCGGATGACAATTCCGACCGATCTGCCCAAAATCGGATCATGCCAGAGCCGGAGCTTCGATGACAGAGACCAGCATGCCCCAGATGACCCGGATTCAGCAGAAAAACAGGGAGCTGATCCTGAACGGGGCGTTGGAGGCGTTTTCGGCCAACGGATTGCGCGGCGCGACCATCGACCAGATCGCGCGGGCGGCGGGCCTGTCCAAGCCGAACGTGCTGTACTATTTCGGCTCCAAGGACGAAATCCACAAGGCGCTGCTGACGACCCTGCTGGAGATGTGGCTGGCGCCCATGCGCCAGATCGACCCCGACGGAGAGCCGCTGGCCGAGGTGCTGCGCTATGTGCAGGCCAAGCTGTCCATGTCGCAGGACTATCCCCGCGAAAGCCGCCTGTTCGCCCATGAGATCCTGCAGGGTGCGCCGCATCTGACCGAAATCCTGGGCGGCGATCTGCGACAGATCGTCGACCGGACGGTCGCGGTTCTGGAAGGATGGATGGACCAAGGGCTGCTGGCGCGGGTCGAGCCGCGCCACCTGATCTTCTCGATCTGGTCGATGACCCAGCACTATGCCGATTTCGAGACGCAGGTCCGCGCCGTTCTGGGCGACGGCCGCGACCCCGTGGCCGAGGGCGCGGCATTCCTGGACGATCTGTACCGAAAGCTGCTGACGCCCTAGCTGGGCTTGTCCAGCATTTCGGCCGCCGTCAGGATCAGCGACAGGTTCTCATGCGCTGCGGCGATGAAATCCTCGCGCGCGCCCGACACCCAATCCTTGGTCGCGGCGTTCGTCGCGGCGATGATGGCGGCGGCCAGGATCTCGATCACGCGTTCGTCCGACCCGGGCATCCGCCGATGCAGCAGCGTACGCATCTGCGCACGGCGCGCCAGCATGGCGCTGTTGCGCAGCGCCTCCAGCTTGGGGTCTTTGTCGGACAGGGCCAGCATCGCGCCGATCAGTTCGCGTTCGTTCAGATATCGGGCCAGATGCGCCTCGATCAGCAGGCCCAGATCCTCGATCAGGCGACCCTTGCCCGCGATGAAGATCTCGGACGCCTCGGGCGGATAGTCGGGCGGCGGACCCATCAGGGCCGCCTCCTTGTAGGGGTAGTAGTTGAAGAAGGTCCGCGTGCTGATGCCCGCATGTCGGGCGATCGCCTCGGTCGTGACATTGGGAAGACCGTCGCGGACGGCCAGTTCGATGGCTGCGGCCTGGATTTTCTTGGCGGTTTTGAAACGGCGCGTCTCGAGGGGGCTCATGCAGGTCCGATCTTGTCTTGTTGTTCCGGCCAGCGTCGCAAGCCAGCGTTGCGGCGGCAAGCCCGAAAAATGCGGAAAACGCCGTCTGCGGGTGGCAGAGGGCGTTTGCGCCTTGCGAAAAGGTCGTCTGAAATCAGCTGCCCCAGGTGCGGACGGGACCGCAATCCATGTGCACGAAGTTCGACCGGCTGTAGCGTCCCACGCCACCGGCGCGGCAGGCCACGGCAGCCTGGTACATCTGCCCGACCGAGCGCGACTTCAGCCGCAGGTCGGCCGCCTTGCCCGTCAGGTGCAGCGAGTTCTGCGCCACGCCGCTGGACTGGCGCCGCAGCATCGCGTTGGTGCGGGGCGAGCGGTATCCCGACAGCATCATGTACGGTTCGTTGGTCTGCAGCAGGCGCGAGGATGCGGCCGCCACGTCGATCATCCGCGGGTCGATGCCGATCACCTCGCCGGTGCGCCAGTCGCGCATGAACACGTTGATCTCGTTCAGGGCCTCGCGGATGTATTTTCCGTCGACCCAATAGACCGTGTCGATGCTCTCGCCGGTCCGGCCGTTGTACATCTTGACCCGCCGCATGTCGCCCGCGTTGCCGCGCAAAAATCCGAAGGCATTCGCCATCACCGGGGTCGCCGCAACACTGGTTGCCGCGAACACACCCAAGATGCCGCGACGGGAGATAATGTCCATTGTCATGTCAGATCGCCTGTCCTGCTTCGTTTTTTTAAGCCGGCGACACGTCGCGGCCTGTCGTGGTTTATCCCCGACCTGATTAACAATATGTCAAAAGCGCGTGCGCGACGAAACGGATTCTGCCGGGATGGCCGATCCTAACCCGAATTTCGGCAAGATTTCGCCTAAAACGGGTAATGTTGCACATCGGCGGCGGCGCTGTGGCGTTTTGGCAACCACTGCTTTTCCACTGCACAAACAGATGCGTGGGGTGTGGCGCGCGCACGGCGGCCGTGGGACAATACGGGCAGAATTTCGGAGGTTCAGATGGCGGTTCGAATGGTCCGGGGCGTGCTGGCGCTGACACTGGCGGGGGTCGTCGGCTGGCTTCCCGTTGTGTCCGGCGCACGCGAACCTCTCGCTGCCGTGAGCGTGGCCGCGGCGCCACGGCTGGACTTCACGCCGCAACAGATGGCCTTGGCGCTGGCAGTGTCGGACGACGCCGATCTTGCCTCGTTCTATGGCAGCAACGGGTTGCGCCCGATCTTCCTTGGCCCCGAGGGAGAGGCCCGGCGACTCGCTTTGCGGGACGCGATCGGGAACGCCCCGCGCCATGGCATCCCCGTTGCCCGATACCAGCCCGACCGCCTGACGGCGACCGAAGGACTTGCGGCCGAGATCGCCCATGCCCATTCCCTGTCACGCCTGCTGCGCGATCTGACCGGCGGCGTGCTGAACCCGACGCGCGTCGACCCCGAGATCAAGCGACAGCCCGTGCGGACCGCGGTGGTCCCGCTGCTGGCGCGGTTCGAGGCGGCGGCGGATCCTGCGGCGGTCCTTGCCGGGGCCGGACCGGACCATCCGGCCTATCTTGCGCTGCAACAGGCGCTGTTCGGGCCGGCCGATCTGTTGGTGCCGCAGAGCCTACCAAGGATTGCGACCGGTGTCTGGCGGCCAGGCCAAAGGGCCGCGGCGATCGCCGACCTGCGCACGCGCCTGGCGGCCATCGGATTTGTCGCCGATGCGCCGGATGCCACGCTGTATGACGATGCCCTTGCGCGGGCGGTCGCCGATTATCAGCGTGCGGCCGGCTTGCCGGATGACGGCGTCGCGGGCCCGCGGACCATCGCGGCACTGAACGGCGATGGCGGCACCGGACAGGACGCGCGGCAACGCGCGATCCTGGTGGCGATGGAGCGGATGCGCTGGATGGCGTCCGAGGATCTGGACAGCCGCCATGTCTGGGTGAACATCCCGGAATTCAGCACGACCATCGTGGAAGACGGGGCCGAGGTGTTCCGCACCCGCAGCGTCATGGGCAAGGACACGCCCGAGATGCGCACGCCCGAATTTTCCGAGATGATGGCCAATGTCGTGGTCAATCCCAGCTGGAACGTGCCGCGGTCCATCGCCGTTCGCGACTATCTGCCCCGCCTGCAGGCGAACCGCCATGCGCTGTCGCATCTGGACGTGGTGGATGGCGCGGGGCGGGTGCTGGCGCGGGACGGCATCGATTTTGGCCGCTATAGCGCCGCCAGCTTTCCGTTCAGGCTGCGCCAGAAGCCAAGCGACGACAATGCCCTTGGCGTGGTCAAGTTCATCTTCCCCAACCCCTGGAACATCTATCTGCACGACACGCCGTCCAAGCACCTGTTTGCGAACCGGGTGCGGGCGGAATCGAATGGCTGCATCCGCATCGGCGATCCGGTCGATCTGGCCCGCGCGCTGCTGTCGCGCCAGACCGACGATCCGGCTGCCATGTTCCAGCGCGCCCGCGACCGGGAACGCGAGACCTGGCTGAAGCTGACGCCGCCGGTTCCCGTGCATCTGGTCTATTTCACCGCCTGGCCCGGCCCGGATGGGCGCATCCGGCTGTTCGACGACATCTATGGCCGCGACGCCCGCATATGGGAGGCGCTGCAGGCCCAGGGCTTTGGCGCGGCGGCGCCCGCCATGGTCGCGGACCTGAACCCGGGGTTGTGACCCGCCCCGGAACGCGGGCACTGGAAGCAGCCTTGCAAACAGGCTAAGTCCTTGCGCGAAAGGGGGGGCCATGGTCCTGACGATGGGTGAGCTGGCGCGGGCTCTGGACGCGCAATGCTGGGGCGACCAGTCGATCCGCGTGACGGGTGCGGCGGAACCCGCGGCGGTCGGTCCGGTCGACGCGGATGGCGGCACGCTGGCCATGGCCATGGCGCCCAAATACGCCGAGGCGTTGAAGCCCGGCAGCATCGCCATCCTTGCCGAAGGGATGGACCCCGAGGCCTATGGCCTGAAGGCCGCCATCTTTGCCCCCCGCCCGCGACTGGTCATGGCCGGTCTGACGCGGGCTTTCGACCGCGGCCCGGACATCGCGCCGGGCATCCATCCGACTGCGGTCATCGACCCCACGGCCACGATCGGCGACGGCGCGGCCATCGCGCCCTTTGTCGTCATCGGTGCGCATGTGCGGATCGGACAGGGCGCCCGCATCGGGGCGCATGTCAGCATCGGTCGCGGCGCCCGCATCGGCGATCAGGCATTGATCCATCCGGGCGTGCGGATCGGCCATGACGTGACCGCGGGCGACCGTCTGATCGTGCAGCCGGGCGCGTCCATCGGCGGCGACGGGTTTTCCTTCGTCACCCCCGAGGAGTCGGGGATCGAGGAGATCCGCCGCACCCTGGGCGCCCGTGCCGCGGTCAACCAGCAGCACTGGACGCGCATCCATTCGCTTGGCGCGGTCGAGCTGGGTCATGACGTCGAGATCGGCGCGAACGCCACCATCGACCGCGGCACGATCCGGTCGACCCGCGTGGGCGACGGCACCAAGATCGACAACCTTGTGATGCTGGGCCACAACGTCGTCGTGGGCCGTGACTGCCTGCTGTGCAGCCAGGTGGGCGTGGCCGGATCGTCGGTGATCGGCGACAGGGTCGTGCTGGCCGGGCAGGTGGGCGTCAACGACAACATCCAGATCGGGGACGACGTCATTGCGGGCGGTGCCGCCAAGATCTTCACCCGCGTGCCGGCAGGCCGGGTGATCCTGGGCAACCCCGCGGTCAAGATGGAGACCCAGCTGGAGATCCAGAAGGCCATGCGGCGGCTGCCGCGTTTCGCACAACAGCTGTCCAAGCTTCAGGAAACCGTTACACGCCTGTTGGAAAAGGGCTGAACAGGAGGCGACATGACAGACGACATCACGCAGCGCATTCGGGCCATCATCGCGGAGCAGGCGATGCTGGAACCCGACCAGATCACCGATGACGCGACCCCCGCCGAACTGGGCATCGACAGTCTGGGCCTGGTCGAATCGATCTTTGCCATCGAGG is a window from the Paracoccus marcusii genome containing:
- a CDS encoding ABC transporter permease gives rise to the protein MTVLLAIVAVWYLAAIRMNAQWERDQAARAEVTLTLPDLVARTLVQERPVLPAPHQVAVGLWEGVAGQAITSRRSLVWHAWVTLSATLAGFAIGTGAGILLAVGIVHSRSMDQSVMPWAVASQTVPILAIAPMVIVVLSSMGVTGLLPKAIIAAWLSFFPVLVGMVKGLRTPDAMQLDQMRSWSASNAQVFWRLRLPSSLPYLFASLKVAIAAALVGTIVGELPAGATAGLGARLLSGSYYGQTVQIWSALFVAALLAAGLVAIVGWLERRTLSRMGLAR
- a CDS encoding ABC transporter permease; the protein is MTELHLGRTYWFLQNIQVVAGGIVALVATHWLAPTAAPLLAVWLIAWLFNAWLAGFDTPATRAVVPIIFGGTIILLWEMAVRAYAIPTVILPAPSQIAASFAANTGILWTDFVQTILKGALTGWLIGAAAAVLTAIAIDRSPFLQRGLLPIGNFIAALPIVGIAPILVMWFGFDWQSKAAVVVVMVFFPILVNMVAGLRATDAMQRDLMASWAAPYGAALWKLRLPAAMPFLFNGLKITTTLALIGAIVAEFFGSPTRGMGFRISTAVGRLDLPLVWAEIVVAALAGTLFYGIVALIEKKVTFWHPSQRN
- a CDS encoding TetR family transcriptional regulator C-terminal domain-containing protein, which encodes MTETSMPQMTRIQQKNRELILNGALEAFSANGLRGATIDQIARAAGLSKPNVLYYFGSKDEIHKALLTTLLEMWLAPMRQIDPDGEPLAEVLRYVQAKLSMSQDYPRESRLFAHEILQGAPHLTEILGGDLRQIVDRTVAVLEGWMDQGLLARVEPRHLIFSIWSMTQHYADFETQVRAVLGDGRDPVAEGAAFLDDLYRKLLTP
- a CDS encoding aspartate aminotransferase family protein, with the translated sequence MPLDRKPAPNDLRAFWMPYTANRQFKSAPRMLVASKDMHYTAADGRQILDGTAGLWCCNAGHCRPRITEAVQNQVGELDYAPAFQMGHPLAFELANRIVDIAPDGMDHVFYTNSGSEAVDTALKIALAYHRARGDAARTRLIGRERGYHGVGFGGISVGGIVNNRRHFGTLLAGVDHMPHTHLPENVFTKGQPEHGANLADELERIVALHGAETIAAVIVEPMAGSTGVLMPPKGYLEKLRAITKKHGILLIFDEVITGFGRLGSPFAAQHFGVVPDMITCAKGLTNGVIPMGAVLATAEIYDAFMQGPEHIIELFHGYTYSGNPISCAAAIATLDTYAEEGLLTRAASLETYWQEAIHGLRDHPNVIDIRNMGLIGAVELAPIEGQPGKRAFDIFVRAFEAGILIRVTGDIIAMSPPLIISEAQIDHLIGTLGEVLKTAA
- a CDS encoding ABC transporter substrate-binding protein gives rise to the protein MTRLMTGAAALALMAGGAQAGDLTLQLKWVTQAQFAGYYVAQEKGFYEEEGVNLTILPGGPDIAPTQVLAGGGADVIVEWMPAALAAREKGLPMVNIAQPFKASGMMLTCLKESGISDPATDFAGKTLGVWFAGNEYPFLSWMNTLGLSTEGGPEGVTVLKQGFNVDPLLQKQAACISTMTYNEYWQVIDAGIAEDDLVTFKYEDQGVATLEDGLYVLEETLEDSEKVTDLVGFIRASMRGWQYAAENPEEAAQIVLDNDETGAQTLEHQTRMMTEIAKLLEGSDGTLAEADYQRTVDILLSGGSDPVIQAAPEGAWVSTITDRAFD
- the hydA gene encoding dihydropyrimidinase, which translates into the protein MSTVIRGGTIVTADLSYQADVLIEGGRIAAIGQGLVGDTVLDAGGCLVMPGGIDPHTHLEMPFMGTYSADDFESGTRAALAGGTTMVVDFALPSPGQGLLDALQMWDNKSGRAHCDYSYHMAVTWWGQQVFDEMEAVVDRGITSFKHFMAYKGALMVNDDELFASFRRVGDLGGVAMVHAENGDVVAELSARLLAEGNTGPEAHAYSRPPQVEGEATNRAIMVADMAGVPLYVVHVSCEDSHEAIRRARAQGKRVWGEPLIQHLTLDESEYFNADWDHAARRVMSPPFRNKQHQDSLWAGLQSGSLSVVATDHCAFTTDQKRTGIGDFTKIPNGTGGLEDRMPMLWTHGVGTGRLTPNEFVAVTSTNIAKIMGMYPKKGAVLVGSDADLVVWDPEETKTITAGAQQSAIDYNVFEGQTVKGLPRFTLTRGVVAVTEGKVDSREGHGEFVAREPRGQVNRALSAWKDLTAPRPVQRGGIPASGV
- a CDS encoding Zn-dependent hydrolase, whose translation is MSDASGVMTAANMTVDGDRLWDSLDQMAQIGPGIAGGCNRQTLTDADAEGRSLFQRWCEEAGMTMGVDRMGSMFMRHEGVEPDLDPVYIGSHLDTQPTGGRYDGVLGVLAGLEVIRSIRDLGIRTRRPIVVTNWTNEEGARFAPAMLASGVFAGVLTEDYANSRQDADGKRFGDELDRIGWRGTEAPGDRKIHAMFELHIEQGPILEAEGKQIGVVTHGQGLWWLQVTLTGKDAHTGSTPMAMRVNAGLGMARIIEAVHRIAMDHQPDAVGAVGQANLFPNSRNVIPGKAVFCIDFRSPDLEKLTSMRSRLEAEAAEIAAELGLGIEIEPVGHFDPVTFDPDLVGKVRGAAEKLGYSHMDIVSGAGHDACWIAKVAPTVMIMCPCEGGLSHNEAEAITPDWARAGCDVLLHAVLDAAEIVR
- a CDS encoding ABC transporter ATP-binding protein, whose translation is MTVIEASGVSLTFQTADGPVHALKDVDLSIAPGEFVSFIGPSGCGKTTFLRSIAALETPTDGTLRVNGMEPDAARRARAYGYVFQAPGLYPWRTIAGNISLPLEIMGFSKADRAERITRVMDLVELSGFGGKFPWQLSGGMQQRASIARALAFDADILLMDEPFGALDEIVRDRLNEALLALWRKTGKTIGFVTHSIPEAVYLSTKIVVMSPRPGRITRVIESTLPPDRPLDIRDTPEFIALAHEVREGLRDGHSHD